Proteins encoded within one genomic window of Spirulina major PCC 6313:
- a CDS encoding ABC transporter permease, with amino-acid sequence MAQQSKLRFIIQRLLAAIPSIIGVVVVTFILTRALPGDPAVFFAGPSATQEAIDQVRASLGLDQSLPVQFLRYIQDLLKGDFGESITTGQTVLYDLTTRLPASLELTIAALIFALAIALPLGIVAALYPNSKWDHLIRFLMTAGVSLPTFFTGLFLLYVFYYRLNIAPAPTGRLDLLTSPPDRITGLFLIDSLVTGDFEVFIQAFRQLVMPAITLGIFALAPVARVTRASMLAVLSSDYIRTARSHGLAPLKILWSYAFRNALLSILTTMGVVFSFLLGSNVLVEKVFAWPGIGSYAVEALISSDYAAVQGFVLTMALLYIVLNLSIDIIYGMIDPRAGQ; translated from the coding sequence ATGGCCCAACAGTCTAAACTGCGCTTTATTATTCAACGCTTACTAGCTGCGATTCCAAGCATTATCGGGGTTGTGGTGGTGACGTTTATTTTGACCCGCGCCCTACCGGGTGATCCAGCCGTATTTTTCGCCGGGCCTTCCGCCACCCAAGAAGCGATCGATCAAGTTCGTGCCAGTCTGGGCCTTGATCAAAGCCTGCCCGTCCAGTTTTTGCGCTACATCCAAGACCTGCTCAAAGGCGATTTTGGCGAGTCGATCACCACGGGGCAAACGGTTTTATATGACCTCACCACGCGCCTCCCAGCTTCTCTGGAATTAACGATCGCTGCCTTAATCTTTGCCCTTGCGATCGCGCTTCCCCTCGGTATCGTTGCCGCCCTTTATCCCAACTCCAAATGGGATCACCTGATTCGCTTTTTAATGACAGCGGGTGTATCGTTGCCCACCTTTTTCACCGGGCTATTTTTACTCTATGTCTTCTACTATCGTCTTAACATTGCCCCCGCCCCCACGGGACGTTTAGATCTCCTCACCTCTCCCCCGGATCGAATTACTGGCTTATTCTTAATTGATAGCCTCGTGACGGGAGATTTTGAAGTATTTATTCAGGCATTTCGCCAATTAGTCATGCCTGCCATTACCCTCGGAATTTTCGCCCTTGCCCCCGTCGCACGGGTGACACGAGCCTCCATGTTAGCGGTACTCAGTAGCGACTACATTCGCACCGCCCGCAGCCATGGATTAGCCCCGCTGAAAATTCTGTGGAGCTATGCGTTTCGCAATGCGTTGCTCTCGATTTTAACCACAATGGGGGTGGTATTTTCGTTTCTATTGGGGTCGAATGTTTTAGTCGAAAAAGTGTTCGCCTGGCCGGGGATTGGTTCCTATGCAGTGGAGGCGTTGATTTCCTCAGACTATGCTGCTGTCCAAGGTTTTGTCTTGACGATGGCGTTGCTTTATATCGTGCTGAATTTAAGCATTGATATTATCTACGGCATGATTGATCCGCGAGCAGGTCAGTGA